From the genome of Plasmodium malariae genome assembly, chromosome: 9, one region includes:
- the PmUG01_09023700 gene encoding conserved Plasmodium protein, unknown function, whose translation MIVLFTNVIFKRSIKWTCRLLLHGQYFVHPKIQCCCLFKNYYSTGVPTSKVEILSCKVNENIINHIKKEYDIDSNSINLNVKRSCEEKNIYEMSMRWSNFFKCEKSLYNVINKYLKTNRIDYYLHNYLKLTYDEKLDNMASVAEGTNLESPNNSPFNSEEEIKNILIYIMALSYKNIRDFNIISALSEKLISLLKNLTKEYKNKTLIFTICEVYNCIKAMNDELFSILFDMLNSCYVTSRSENIIMNEEEILLILKTLYNQNYKNHSIVDTVINSIKMGTNLKTNVLLVNSFFYLTLLSRMDNSLIENLHSFLFYVTNETCQGSLNEMMDNPKTLANQGHIDKLVKEGKRQTCSDNIYTTENFEKTDEPGADVKRTNSAICADYTKLKMDGIKFKIELSATDCIKLLYSYLALGEDYINWFLIHKLLLKLCDDIKDDENILLIKEKKKTLEMVCIIRSYLRYKKRNFYDNLPKYVKKMLKKIYMMDIHEKKINDRLFNEKLSWHLTKLRIPHIRNVYKGGIVFDILEKDKRLVWLCFSYHHYYVKTIDLTIEKLLQMDIIQSMNYKIAKIHYYQFSRMKARRTRFEYIRMCRYYSLRDRRNFDDQFEGWNLPYINWYHKKNKNVHISNYFYNYTPVSQMEY comes from the coding sequence atgatagttttatttacaaatgtGATATTTAAAAGATCTATAAAATGGACTTGTAGACTTCTGTTGCATGGTCAATATTTTGTCCATCCAAAGATACAATGTTGTTGtttgtttaaaaattattatagtaCTGGTGTACCCACTAGTAAAGTAGAAATACTTAGTTGCAAGGTGAatgaaaacataataaatcaTATCAAGAAGGAGTATGATATAGATTCCAATTCGATCAACTTAAATGTGAAAAGGAGTtgtgaagaaaaaaatatttacgaAATGAGTATGAGATggagtaatttttttaagtgtGAAAAAAGTTTGtataatgttattaataaatatttaaagacaAACCGTATAGATTATTACttacataattatttgaaaTTGACATATGATGAGAAATTAGATAATATGGCAAGTGTGGCAGAAGGGACAAATTTGGAAAGCCCTAATAATTCTCCATTTAATTCAgaggaagaaataaaaaatatactcatttatataatggctctatcttataaaaatatacgtgactttaatattatatctgCCTTAAGTGAAAAGTTAATAAgcctattaaaaaatttaacaaaggaatataaaaacaagactttaatttttaccaTCTGTGAAGTGTATAATTGTATAAAAGCTATGAACGATGAATTGTTTTCCATTCTTTTTGATATGTTGAACAGTTGTTATGTAACTTCAAGGTCTGAAAATATAATCATGAATGAGGAGGaaattttactaattttaaaaactcTGTATaatcaaaattataaaaatcattCAATAGTTGATACTGTTATAAATTCAATTAAAATGGGTActaatttaaaaacaaatgttTTACTAGTCaactcatttttttatttaactttaTTATCCCGTATGGACAATTCGCTAATTGAGAATTTGCactcatttcttttttatgtaacAAATGAGACTTGTCAAGGGTCTCTGAATGAAATGATGGATAATCCAAAAACATTAGCAAACCAGGGTCACATAGATAAATTGGTGAAGGAGGGAAAAAGACAAACTTGTAGtgacaatatatatacaacgGAAAACTTCGAAAAAACGGACGAGCCGGGAGCAGATGTGAAGAGAACAAACAGTGCAATATGTGCAgattatacaaaattaaaaatggatggaataaaattcaaaatagaATTATCAGCTACTGACTGCATAAAGCTGCTATATTCCTATTTGGCTTTGGGAGAAGATTACATTAATTGGTTTCTCATTCATAAGCTACTTCTAAAACTTTGCGATGACATAAAAgatgatgaaaatattttattaataaaggaaaagaagaaaaccCTTGAAATGGTTTGCATTATAAGAAGTTACCTGAGGtataagaaaagaaatttttatgataacctaccaaaatatgtaaaaaaaatgttaaaaaaaatatacatgatggacatacatgaaaaaaaaatcaatgaTAGACTATTTAACGAAAAGCTATCATGGCATCTAACAAAACTGCGTATTCCACATATTAGAAATGTGTATAAAGGTGGAATTGTATTTGATATATTAGAAAAGGATAAAAGACTTGTTTGGTTATGTTTTTcctatcatcattattatgtTAAAACGATTGACTTAActattgaaaaattattacagaTGGACATCATACAGTcaatgaattataaaattgctaaaatacattattaccAATTTTCAAGAATGAAAGCTAGAAGAACTAgatttgaatatataagaatGTGTAGGTATTATTCGTTGCGTGATAGAAGAAATTTTGATGACCAATTTGAGGGATGGAATTTGCCATATATTAACTggtatcataaaaaaaataaaaatgtccACATTTCCAACTACTTCTATAACTACACACCCGTATCCCAAATGGAATATTAG
- the PmUG01_09023800 gene encoding conserved Plasmodium protein, unknown function, which yields MNKMLCQQKNKKNIIDLKKKLNNTLVVIGLIIEMILSDDNILEIVSINDIYKTIFYVFRSRYNCILNELELCEEKNEGLLQKGHLLQSEEDKEVEMVRGSELVRDVNTVKNVQVIKDAHGVKNAQVIRNVQMVKEIRLKFSQIFYSPPKRGSELMPISNLRCIKHAIAGCLYMHGKITSSKISLRNVLNNIDYNIYLLNKCAYTTKCVISKEEIQKFTVHINHYEPIIKENIYHEKEESLKMEKLSLYILSFKLSNNIFKYSLLYELMFITRSPFIINKFLFSVFNDVICIPNIKDKYNDIDIVISCILFVNHFFYHINKHCKIVRSPYFMLVKKMYLSQVEKIVNIFILLNPVNNHLSQMKNIISLTKKICNLYSFIY from the coding sequence ATGAACAAAATGCTTTGccaacaaaaaaacaaaaaaaatataattgatttgaaaaaaaagttgaACAACACCTTAGTTGTTATTGGCCTAATAATAGAAATGATACTTTCAGATGACAACATTTTAGAGATTGTGAGCATTAACGATATTTATAAAAcgatattttatgtatttagaAGTAgatataattgtatattaaatgaaCTAGAATTGTGCGAAGAGAAGAACGAGGGCCTATTACAAAAGGGACACCTACTACAAAGCGAGGAAGATAAAGAAGTCGAAATGGTAAGGGGCTCTGAACTAGTAAGGGACGTCAATACGGTAAAAAATGTCCAAGTAATTAAAGATGCCCATGGGGTAAAAAATGCCCAAGTAATTAGAAACGTCCAAATGGTAAAGGAAATTCGGTTAAAATTTtctcaaatattttatagtcCCCCCAAAAGGGGATCAGAATTAATGCCTATATCTAACTTAAGATGCATTAAACATGCAATAGCAGggtgtttatatatgcatgggAAAATAACAAGTTCCAAAATATCGTTAAGGAATGTCTTAAATAACAttgattataatatatatttattaaataagtgCGCATATACTACCAAATGTGTAATATCAAAAGAGGAGATTCAAAAATTTACTGTTCATATAAATCATTATGAACCtattattaaagaaaatatttatcatgaaaaagaagaaagtctaaaaatggaaaaacttagtttatatatattatcttttaaattatcaaataatattttcaaatattctCTACTGTATGAATTAATGTTTATTACAAGGTCCccatttataataaataaatttcttttttcagtttttaatgatgttatatgtattccaaatataaaagataaatataacgATATTGACATTGTTATCTCTTGCATCCTATTTGtcaatcattttttttatcacatTAATAAACATTGTAAAATAGTCAGATCTCCGTATTTTATGCTAGTCAAAAAGATGTACCTTTCTCAAGTCGAAAAAATTgttaacatatttattctGCTAAATCCAGTTAATAATCATTTATctcaaatgaaaaatattatttctctTACCAAGAAAATTTGTAATTTGTACTCCTTTATCTATTAA
- the PmUG01_09023900 gene encoding conserved Plasmodium protein, unknown function, with amino-acid sequence MLNYSNDGNINEYKKEKLNYLKKQKGKGENKEKEEEYEKSDDSDKQIMVVNRKIKSQIFFEPHNKKNIKDMNNKMIIKKKKTIICHEPIGDFKHNKSKQIGNMLTKNTSNPSNFKNAEKVLQKSRTSLIVKQNKIMNKSGINDNIKMEENIRNKNNLQNNVEAHDKQENDTIGKKTDESDKCVDLHFSSEIMNSKCANYCILETNAIADAHSDRIKYNDPNDMTEGKIIGDKDDNSHYNKEINKIQSHNRANQNDNSNDFCSYEIASQYVLQECKKTRREVCEEVYDKEHEEWYAYTNDKKQHNHYHYDYIDEKVEEKRFHMNNNYIYKKNKNNYVDREKEYTFIDKTNENTDSVIKYEEFELDEINKELEQIVEEENRIQEKLIYLTNKELDIVIKRRQRAHNIYLNKMENSCKKDCSDEYTC; translated from the coding sequence ATGTTAAACTATAGTAACGATggaaatattaatgaatataaaaaggaaaaattaaattacttAAAGAAACAGAAAGGGAAGGGGGAAAATAAGGAGAAGGAGgaagaatatgaaaaaagcGATGATTCGGATAAACAGATAATGGTTGTAAACAGAAAGATAAAATCCCAAATATTCTTCGAGCCgcataataagaaaaacataaaggatatgaataataagatgataattaaaaaaaaaaagacgatTATTTGTCATGAACCAATTGGCGATTTTAAGCATAATAAAAGTAAGCAAATAGGGAATATGTTGACAAAAAATACTTCAAATCCctctaattttaaaaatgcagAAAAAGTATTACAAAAAAGTCGTACCTCCTTAATagttaaacaaaataaaatcatGAACAAGTCAGGAATAAAtgacaatataaaaatggagGAGAATAtcagaaataaaaacaacTTACAAAATAATGTTGAAGCGCATGATAAACAAGAAAACGATACcataggaaaaaaaacagaTGAGAGCGATAAATGCGTGGACTTACACTTTTCCAGTGAAATTATGAACAGTAAATGTGCTAATTATTGCATCCTGGAGACAAACGCAATAGCTGATGCACATTCcgatagaataaaatataatgaccCAAATGATATGACGGAAGGTAAAATAATCGGTGATAAGGATGACAATAGTcattataataaagaaataaataaaatacagaGCCACAATAGAGCCAATCAAAACGATAACTCAAATGACTTTTGTTCATACGAAATAGCTAGCCAGTATGTATTACAAGAATGCAAAAAAACACGTAGAGAAGTATGTGAAGAAGTATACGACAAAGAACATGAAGAATGGTATGCATACACTAATGACAAAAAACAACATAACCATTATCATTACGACTACATTGATGAAAAGGTAGAGGAAAAAAGATTTCATATgaacaataattatatttataagaaaaataaaaataattatgttgATAGGGAAAAAGAGTATACTTTTATAGACAAGACAAACGAAAACACCGATTCGGtcataaaatatgaagaattcGAATTAGACGAAATAAATAAGGAGTTAGAACAAATTGTTGAAGAAGAAAATCGTAtacaagaaaaattaatttatttaaccAATAAAGAACTGGACATAGTTATTAAAAGAAGGCAACGAGcgcataatatatatcttaataaAATGGAGAATAGTTGCAAAAAGGATTGCTCCGACGAATATACGTGTTGA
- the PmUG01_09024000 gene encoding serine/threonine-protein kinase PRP4K, putative, which produces MSKDKRGRMIFNSYESDSEENHSKSVKKHHILSHSEMSPENGSYKKNKNEEKEKSKQKLKNDQKKNSKENINSFSSPNSASSHSDTNNLNEILSSGSTSNSDNEFKILKEEENEDKFLEERRKKREEIKEKLKSLANENANRSNINSQNDDNNNHNNNLNKDKQNDDSSKDKTKKEEESESVLSNFNKNNLVEGINEIPSMLDDMEQNDAACIFAPNKEVMEDTCSSLSSDHEVIEEKPSKEKNELVKEANDLYSDLKKKIDEEKIKIRAFIIKQKELHERIKMNIEEGTFGHKSKESISANKHLMTNKYINMEDKEDIENEDVDMFSSVQSNKKRKVENIHITDYYTSSNANLSDNWNDSEGYYKAIVGEVIDSRYSVVCELVGKGVFSNVLKCYDMVSKIPVAIKVIRDNDMMRKAAEKEICILKKLNEYDKDNKRHIVRLLRSIKYKNHLCLVFEWMWGNLRIALKKYGNGYGLNATAVHCYTKQLFIALKHMRKCRIMHADLKPDNILINEKFNALKVCDLGSASDVSENEITSYLVSRFYRAPEIILGFRYDAQIDVWSAAATVFELATGKILFPGKSNNHMIKLMMEYKGKFSHKMIKGGQFYSQHFNENLDFIFVDRDYYTKKEVVRVISDLRPTKNITCDLLEHQYWLKGNSPKMQFLKKKIKQLGDLLEKCLMLDPSKRYTPDQALQHPYLRESIHFSKTQNE; this is translated from the exons ATGTCAAAAGATAAGAGAGGTAGGATGATTTTTAATTCATACGAGTCCGATAGTGAAGAAAACCATTCCAAGAGTGTAAAAAAACATCATATATTAAGTCATTCAGAGATGAGTCCGGAAAATggttcatataaaaaaaataaaaatgaggaaaaagaaaaaagtaaacaaaaattaaaaaatgatcaaaagaaaaattctaaagaaaatataaattcatttagTTCTCCTAATTCTGCTAGTAGCCATTCTGATACAAATAATCTTAACGAAATTTTGTCCAGTGGGTCGA CGTCGAACAGTGATAACgaattcaaaattttgaaagaagaagaaaatgaagataaatttttagaagagagaaggaaaaaaagagaagaaataaaagagaaaCTTAAAAGTTTAGCTAACGAAAACGCTAACAGAAGTAATATTAATTCCcaaaatgatgataataataatcataataataatctgAATAAGGATAAACAGAATGATGATAGTAGCAaagacaaaacaaaaaaggagGAGGAAAGTGAAAGTGTGTTATCaaatttcaataaaaataatttagtaGAAGGTATAAATGAAATACCTTCTATGCTGGACGATATGGAGCAAAA CGATGCAGCGTGTATATTTGCTCCTAACAAGGAGGTTATGGAGGACACTTGCTCTTCCTTATCATCTGACCACGAAGTAATAGAGGAAAAGCCaagcaaagaaaaaaacgaatTAGTAAAAGAAGCAAATGATTTATACagtgatttaaaaaaaaaaattgatgaagagaaaataaaaattagagCCTTTATAATTAAGCAGAAGGAGTTACACGAAAGAATCAAAATG AACATTGAAGAAGGTACTTTTGGGCATAAGAGCAAAGAGAGCATATCAGCAAACAAACATCTAATGACTAATAAGTATATCAACATGGAAGACAAAGAAGACATTGAAAATGAAGATGTAGATATGTTTTCAAGTGTCCagtcaaataaaaaaagaaaagtagaaaatattcatataacgGACTATTATACGTCTAGCAATGCAAATTTGTCTGATAACTGGAATGACTCAGAGGGATACTATAAA GCTATCGTTGGTGAAGTAATCGACAGCAGATACAGTGTTGTATGTGAACTAGTCGGTAAAGGCGTTTTTtcaaatgttttaaaatgttatgaCATGGTCAGCAAAATACCAGTGGCCATTAAAGTTATTAGAGATAACGATATGATGAGAAAAGCAGCGGAAAAGGAAATATGCAtcctaaaaaaattaaacgaGTATGACAAAGATAATAAAAGACACATCGTTCGTTTGTTAAGAAgtattaaatacaaaaatcaTTTATGTTTGGTTTTCGAGTGGATGTGGGGAAATTTAAGGATAGCtcttaaaaa atatgGAAATGGATATGGGCTAAACGCTACAGCCGTTCACTGCTACACGAAACAGCTATTCATAGCATTGAAGCACATGCGCAAGTGCAGAATAATGCACGCCGATT TAAAACCGGATAATATACTCATTAACGAAAAATTTAACGCACTAAAGGTATGCGACTTAGGGAGCGCAAGTGATGTATCCGAAAATGAAATTACGTCTTATTTAGTTAGTAGATTTTACAGAGCTCCAGAAATTATTTTGGGTTTTCGGTATGATGCACAGATAGACGTGTGGTCAGCAGCAGCCACTGTTTTTGAGCTAGCCACTGGAAAGATACTATTCCcc gGAAAATCAAACAAtcatatgataaaattaatgatgGAATATAAGGGAAAATTTTCACACAAAATGATTAAAGGAGGTCAATTTTATTCTCAACATTTTAACGAAAATTTggattttatatttgttgaTAGAGACTATTATACTAAAAAAGAAGTAGTCAGAGTAATTTCGGATTTGAGACCTACCAAAAATATTACGTGCGATTTGCTGGAGCATCAGTATTGGCTGAAAG GAAATAGTCCAAAGatgcaatttttaaaaaaaaaaataaagcagtTGGGAGATTTGTTAGAAAAGTGTTTAATGCTAGATCCGTCTAAACGATATACCCCAGACCAGGCTTTACAACATCCGTATTTAAGGGAATCAATTCATTTTTCGAAAACgcaaaatgaataa
- the PmUG01_09024100 gene encoding glycerol-3-phosphate dehydrogenase, putative, which produces MLKNYALYVTLFSHLVTCFSGNQTLNGHKTTLIGNVKSNIPLKVSIIGSGSWGTVISKIVSENTQNSKIFHPLVRIYVNEEIVDNEKLSSIINEKKENVKYMKGMKLPDNIVAVSDMKDVIEDADLLVFVVPHQYLENILNEITKNKNLKKQAKAISLMKGIQINNSKPMLLSDIIQKKLNIECSALSGSNIAEELSRENFSESTIGFENIETVEIWQELFDRTYFKINCIQDKPGVETCGALKNVVALGVGFLDAFMNSYNTKSAIIRIGLDEMKKFAKLFFPDVLDDTFLDSCGLADLITTCLGGRNLKCAREFVIRNGKDSWERIEVELLNGQKLQGIYTAKEVYNVLEQHKLKKEFPLFSAIYEIAFGHKNPSTIIDVLSTKKLRHIKYKK; this is translated from the exons ATGCTGAAAAATTACGCTCTTTATGTCACCCTTTTTTCTCACTTAGTTACATGCTTTTCAGGCAACCAAACACTGAATGGCCATAAAACCACGTTAATCGGAAATGTTAAAAGTAATATACCTTTAAAg GTATCTATTATTGGTAGTGGCAGTTGGGGAACAGTCATATCAAAGATTGTCAGTGAAAATACCCAGAATTCAAAAATCTTTCACCCACtt GTTAGGATATACGTGAACGAGGAAATTGTGGATAATGAAAAGTTAAGTAGTatcataaatgaaaaaaaagaaaatgtaaaatacaTGAAGGGAATGAAATTACCAGATAACATTGTTGCTGTTTCTGACATGAAAGATGTGATAGAAGACGCAGATTTGCTTGTTTTTGTTGTTCCTCATCAGTATTTAGAA AACATATTAAacgaaataacgaaaaaCAAAAACCTTAAAAAACAAGCAAAAGCAATAAGTTTAATGAAAggaatacaaataaataactcGAAACCTATGTTACTATCAGacattattcaaaaaaaattaaatattgaaTGCTCCGCGTTGTCAGGATCAAACATCGCAGAA GAATTGTCAAGGGAAAATTTTAGCGAAAGTACAATAGGGtttgaaaatattgaaaCGGTTGAAATATGGCAAGAGTTATTTGACAGAACGTACTTCAAAATTAACTGCATACAAGACAAACCGGGGGTGGAG ACATGCGGAGCGCTAAAAAATGTCGTAGCTTTAGGCGTTGGATTTTTAGATGCTTTCATGAATAGTTATAACACAAAATCTGCTATTATCAGAATTGGGCTAGACGAGATGAAAAAATTCgctaaattattttttccagaTGTTCTAGAC GATACATTTCTAGATAGCTGCGGTTTAGCTGATCTTATCACAACTTGCCTTGGTGGACGAAACTTAAAATGTGCAAGAGAGTTTGTCATACGAAATGGGAAAGATTCGTGGGAACGTATTGAAGTTGAACTATTAAACGGGCAAAAACTTCAG GGAATATACACGGCAAAAGAAGTATATAATGTTTTGGAGCAgcacaaattaaaaaaagaatttccTTTATTCAGCGCAATTTATGAGATAGCGTTTGGACATAAAAACCCATCTACTATAATTGATGTTCtttcaacaaaaaaattaagacatattaaatataagaaatga